In Hydractinia symbiolongicarpus strain clone_291-10 chromosome 15, HSymV2.1, whole genome shotgun sequence, one DNA window encodes the following:
- the LOC130628833 gene encoding myb-like protein X isoform X2 translates to MASSAKKVAFYKDGDVHFSGVNLTVGERKYANIDSLFDELSRKVPLPFGVRTIYTPGGHNQVKGLNDLKDGQGYVCSSNKKIKKLNYVNRPSRKPFLISSRVSVNNQSPSSQRAKSKEDEQPLFTQRYKTRAITFVAKENSENTARYLISSKVTKLDTVLKEASDLLKLDYGPVQSLCSIEGNQISTVDELFQGRSTFIAYGRLDKSSSARSLPVEANKSRPISDFYDESASSRKKKRATGKAGKTENANGSPATKSKNSPRKPIRKYVQTAEDDNDQMVETQRGDTLWLVTVKTSDIEDAGSDNTAYITLYGDKGKTSEINLGVPAHTQGYYRDSINEAEIKVEDVGNLYKIRIGHDDDGVSVGWHLENVLLTNLETNKEYSFDCNEWLSREKTDGEIVREFAIKKDGDEKKPQNVTYEVTVYTGDRVGAGSDANAFINIVGENGDTGKRKLAISSNELPMQRGGVDVFSVKAISLGFLTHVVISHDNKGQAPGWYLEKINIKETDNFMEYSFPCNNWLDAKKGDKKIERVLEPESAATGNRDPSPVPEDKASEHMQELPVDNKLEAESEVKVMSKLSGKALCYNNKNQKLHGTGQGKHCCSWTIGDGKDMNTRLLFSVNNSGYLAIDENRVELTKGNPGLLNEFYVSMNDDGQTSFESVVYSGIFLGCDENGQIAIASDTVENKWFNLKTKGSIRDNTQVNITSSKTGGVLKDADGLTFDKNNAESESLFVIKKIGPGIRALRNKSSGKYIQVSGSDTVQSKEGKAKEKPCWFKISKKADGDTFQLESCYKPGFYLCTKKDKLVLSDTSDDIGSSFIFKVIKGGKQNDGKDKEEECELEAEKEEIPHEEKKGEENEDNAKDNALDSDNDTLDSSDDEIEETELLYRDEEFFSPDDSSSSDESDDDDKADEGDDEDNNKKVDEEEEEQSNEQPTKEDINEEDKGEEKEPDKVVEDVEDATKSEDKVEDDEAIIKESKEGDEDIPEEELEVQEDHPDSQENQEDHAEDEIIEEEPQTEAHLGVKEAEVKDDKAESVINVDPDEQTADEDNLDVEPSTKDEKIEGEYNSQEDVSKVTDGDGEEKVDHSEADEVSPADQEVADKDVEDNTEDADEDEKDEVSDDVKVNEVIDEDDDKDENDEDKDEVEEGKDKNSNKAEEIEPSHQTDSLKTVGDTEEIEDETEKDVNGGGIDGTEQDESGKEKDNENEIKQQESEKAPTPVSRPQSMKRVVTPQPSSSPILYSPVPPSTAKPASRRTPPLRTTSVLAEPVGRPLSSGRPSTAPYPNSARQIENIKDEECSKPETVAGVEPEEEGTTAEDKVVVEDEENKNEVDQQNGDAVEEDKDNAAKEGETEGEVEENMSKEGEKENEIKEKQPLENDKLQDDESDIPKDKEEKVQANDETKEEEKMNDKTNKEEVKEPKEDENEKSQEENADPTEEVPVEEKENAEPDKEIATTEGMREKKKDETEREREIGAPEDTQKKKKDEPEREIGVAEDTHEEEKDEPEREIGAAEDTHKEEKDEPEREIGAQEDTQGEEKDEPEREIGAAEDTHKEEKDEPEREIGAAEDTHKEEKDEPEREIGAAEDTHEKEKDEPEREIGAADDTKEEPEKEIGTSEDTQEGKKDEPESEIGAVEDANEKEKEELGKEIGAQEDTHEKEKDESGREIAAVEDTHEKEKDEPEREIGAAEDTPEKEKDEPERVVEKEAEKTDTAENKIENNETQKQDDKPVDSETNDRNTDENSKDKEDGTESHDEKKEESQNVQNEQNKDQGKNEQVPINNNNEVLSQEKPENEDVETKQTTDDKDTEEPVRVIGGEVENEEKKEE, encoded by the exons ATGGCTTCTTCAGCGAAAAAGGTAGCATTTTATAAAGATGGAGATGTACATTTCTCTGGTGTAAATTTGACAGTTGGTGAAAGAAAGTATGCCAATATCGACTCGTTGTTCGATGAACTAAGCCGAAAAGTACCACTGCCATTTGGCGTTCGTACAATTTACACGCCCGGTGGGCATAATCAAGTTAAAGGGTTAAATGATTTAAAAGACGGCCAAGGATATGTTTGttcatcaaataaaaaaataaaaaaattaaattacgtAAACAGACCAAGTCGAAAACCATTTTTAATTTCATCACGAGTTTCTGTTAACAACCAGTCGCCGTCATCTCAACGCGCAAAATCAAAAGAAGACGAGCAACCACTTTTTACACAAAGGTACAAAACTCGAGCCATAACTTTCGTCGCTAAGGAAAATTCAGAAAATACCGCTAGATATCTAATATCCTCGAAAGTTACGAAATTGGATACAGTTTTAAAAGAAGCAAGCGATTTATTAAAGCTGGATTATGGACCTGTTCAATCGCTTTGTTCTATTGAAGGAAACCag ATTTCAACTGTCGACGAACTATTTCAAGGTAGAAGTACTTTCATTGCATATGGAAGGCTTGATAAGTCAAGCTCGGCACGAAGCCTCCCTGTAGAAGCAAATAAAA GTCGACCAATTTCTGATTTTTACGACGAATCAGCTTCATCAAGGAAGAAAAAGAGGGCAACTGGTAAGGCAGGAAAGACTGAAAATGCAAACGGAAGTCCAGCGACGAAATCAAAAAATTCACCACGAAAACCAATCCGTAAATATGTTCAAACAGCAGAAGATGACAATGACCAAATGGTTGAAACACAACGTG GGGACACATTATGGTTGGTGACTGTGAAAACAAGTGACATCGAGGACGCTGGCAGTGACAATACAGCTTACATTACATTGTATGGAGACAAAGGGAAAACATCGGAAATTAATTTAGGAGTACCTGCACACACGCAAGGATACTATAGAGATTCAATTAATGAAGCTGAA ATAAAAGTTGAAGACGTCGGTAACTTGTACAAGATAAGGATTGGTCATGATGATGACGGAGTGTCTGTGGGTTGGCACTTAGAAAAT GTTTTACTGACCAACTTGGAGACTAACAAAGAATATAGCTTTGATTGCAACGAATGGCTTTCTCGTGAAAAAACTGATGGCGAAATTGTGAGAGAGTTTGCCATAAAGAAAGATGGTGATGAGAAAAAGCCACAAA aTGTTACGTATGAAGTCACCGTGTACACTGGTGATCGAGTTGGAGCTGGTTCAGATGCGAATGCATTTATTAACATTGTTGGAGAAAATGGAGATACAGGGAAACGAAAGCTTGCGATCTCTTCAAACGAACTTCCAATGCAGAGGGGAGGG GTTGATGTTTTCAGTGTCAAAGCAATCTCACTTGGCTTTCTCACTCACGTGGTCATATCACATGACAATAAGGGACAAG cgcctgGATGGTACCTAGAAAAAATCAATATAAAGGAAACAGACAATTTCATGGAATACTCTTTCCCTTGCAACAA TTGGTTGGACGCAAAGAAAGGCGACAAAAAAATTGAACGTGTTTTGGAACCAGAATCAGCTGCAACAG GTAATCGAGACCCGTCACCTGTCCCAGAAG ataaagcaTCAGAACACATGCAAGAG TTGCCAGTCGATAACAAATTAGAAGCAGAAAGCGAAGTAAAAGTTATGTCAAAGCTATCTGGTAAAGCTTTATGTTACAATAATAAAAACCAAAAACTTCATGGAACTGGTCAGGGAAAACATTGCT GTTCATGGACGATCGGTGACGGTAAAGACATGAACACGCGTCTGTTATTCTCTGTTAATAACTCTGGTTACCTAGCAATTGATGAAAATAGGGTAGAGTTAACTAAG GGTAATCCCGGTCTGCTAAATGAATTTTATGTTTCAATGAATGATGATGGTCAGACGTCATTTGAGAGTGTGGTGTACAGTGGTATCTTCTTGGGATGCGATGAAAATGGTCAAATTGCAATTGCCAGTGACACCGTGGAAAACAAATGGTTTAACCTGAAAACGAAG GGCAGCATACGAGATAACACCCAAGTTAATATTACGTCATCCAAAACCGGCGGAGTGTTGAAGGACGCCGATGGTTTAACGTTTGATAAGAATAATGCAGAATCGGAAA GTTTGTTcgtcattaaaaaaattggtcCTGGTATTCGCGCTTTGCGAAATAAATCAAGTGGAAAATATATTCAAGTATCAGGCTCTGACACAGTTCAAAGCAAG GAAGGAAAAGCTAAAGAAAAACCATGCTGGTTTAAAATCTCGAAAAAAGCTGATGGCGATACGTTTCAACTTGAGTCATGTTATAAGCCAGGCTTTTATCTCTGCACGAAAAAAGACAAGTTGGTTTTATCTGATACCAGTGACGATATTGGAAgtagttttatatttaaagtGATCAAAG GCGGGAAACAAAACGACGGGAAAGACAAAGAGGAAGAATGTGAACTTGAAgctgaaaaagaagaaattccccatgaagaaaaaaaaggtgAAGAAAATGAAGACAACGCTAAAGATAATGCTCTAGACAGTGACAATGACACCCTAGACTCATCTGATGACGAGATAGAAGAAACAGAGCTACTGTATCGCGATGAGGAATTCTTCTCTCCAGACGACTCTTCCTCTTCTGACGAATCGGATGACGACGACAAAGCGGACGAAGGCGATGACGAggacaataataaaaaagttgacgaagaagaagaagaacagAGTAACGAACAACCCACAAAAGAAGATATAAATGAAGAAGATAAAGGGGAAGAAAAAGAGCCAGACAAAGTAGTCGAAGATGTTGAAGACGCAACTAAAAGTGAAGACAAAGTTGAAGATGACGAAGCTATTATCAAAGAATCCAAAGAAGGTGATGAGGACATACCAGAGGAGGAACTGGAAGTCCAGGAAGACCATCCAGACAGTCAAGAGAATCAGGAAGACCATGCAGAAGATGAAATCATTGAAGAAGAGCCGCAGACAGAAGCACACCTTGGTGTTAAAGAAGCAGAAGTAAAAGACGACAAAGCGGAAAGTGTCATCAACGTTGATCCTGACGAACAGACTGCTGATGAAGACAATTTAGATGTTGAACCATCCACCAAGGATGAAAAAATAGAAGGAGAGTATAACTCACAAGAAGATGTCTCAAAAGTGACTGATGGAGATGGAGAAGAAAAAGTAGACCATTCAGAGGCGGACGAAGTTAGTCCCGCTGACCAAGAAGTAGCAGATAAAGATGTGGAAGATAATACAGAAGACGCGGACGAAGATGAGAAAGATGAAGTTTCTGATGAtgtgaaagtcaatgaagtcaTAGACGAAGATGACGACAAAGATGAGAACGACGAGGATAAGGACGAGGTCGAAGAAGgtaaagataaaaattctaataAAGCTGAAGAAATTGAACCCTCACATCAGACCGATTCCTTAAAGACAGTTGGGGATACAGAAGAAATAGAAGACGAGACAGAGAAAGATGTAAATGGTGGAGGTATTGATGGCACAGAACAAGATGAAAGCGGAAAAGAAAAGgataatgaaaatgaaattaaacagcaagaaagtGAGAAAGCACCAACTCCTGTTTCAAGACCTCAGTCTATGAAGCGAGTGGTAACTCCACAGCCTTCGTCTTCCCCAATTTTATATTCCCCCGTACCTCCTTCTACTGCTAAACCTGCTTCAAGAAGAACTCCACCGTTGCGAACAACGTCCGTTTTGGCTGAACCTGTGGGGCGACCACTATCATCTGGACGACCAAGCACTGCACCATATCCAAATAGCGCACGACAAATCGAGAACATAAAAG ATGAAGAATGCTCCAAACCAGAAACTGTAGCTGGTGTCGAACCAGAGGAAGAAGGTACCACAGCGGAAGATAAGGTGGTGGTAGAAGATGAAGAAAACAAGAATGAAGTGGATCAACAGAATGGCGATGCTGTTGAAGAAGACAAAGACAACGCAGCAAAGGAAGGCGAAACTGAAGGAGAAGTTGAAGAAAATATGTCAAAGGaaggagaaaaagaaaatgaaattaaagaaaaacagcCGTTGGAAAATGACAAGCTTCAGGACGACGAAAGTGACATTCCTAAagataaagaagaaaaagtacAGGCAAACG aTGAAACCAAAGAAGAGGAAAAAATGAACG ataaaaCTAACAAGGAAGAAGTGAAAGAACCaaaagaagatgaaaatgaaaaatCGCAAGAAGAAAATGCAGACCCAACTGAAGAAGTTCCTGTAGAAGAGAAGGAAAACGCCGAACCGGACAAGGAAATTGCCACAACGGAAGGTATGCGCGAAAAGAAGAAAGACGAAACGGAAAGGGAAAGGGAAATCGGTGCACCAGAAGACacgcaaaaaaagaagaaagacgAACCGGAAAGAGAAATTGGTGTAGCGGAAGATACGCACGAAGAGGAAAAAGACGAACCGGAAAGAGAAATTGGTGCAGCGGAAGATACGCACAAAGAGGAAAAAGACGAACCGGAAAGAGAAATTGGTGCACAGGAAGACACGCAAGGAGAGGAAAAAGACGAACCGGAAAGAGAAATTGGTGCAGCGGAAGATACGCACAAAGAGGAAAAAGACGAACCGGAAAGAGAAATTGGTGCAGCGGAAGATACGCACAAAGAGGAAAAAGACGAACCGGAAAGAGAAATTGGTGCAGCGGAAGATACGCACGAAAAGGAGAAAGACGAACCGGAAAGAGAAATTGGTGCAGCAGATGATACAAAAGAAGAACCGGAAAAAGAAATCGGTACATCGGAGGACACACAAGAAGGGAAGAAAGATGAACCGGAAAGTGAAATTGGTGCAGTAGAAGATGCAAACGAAAAGGAAAAGGAAGAACTGGGAAAAGAAATTGGTGCACAGGAAGACACGCATGAAAAGGAAAAAGATGAATCCGGAAGAGAAATTGCTGCTGTCGAAGATACGCACGAAAAGGAAAAAGATGAACCGGAAAGAGAAATTGGTGCAGCGGAAGATACgcctgaaaaagaaaaagatgaacCGGAAAGAGTGGTAGAGAAAGAAGCAGAAAAAACTGATACAGcggaaaataaaatagaaaacaacGAAACACAAAAACAAGATGATAAACCAGTAGACAGCGAGACAAACGACAGGAACACAGATGAAAACAGTAAAGATAAGGAAGACGGCACTGAATCACATgatgaaaagaaagaagaatccCAAAATGTTCAAAATGAGCAAAATAAAGACCAGGGAAAAAACGAACAAGTAcctataaacaataataacgaGGTATTATCACAAGAAAAACCTGAAAACGAAGACGTCGAAACGAAACAAACGACCGACGATAAGGATACAGAAGAACCAGTTAGAGTTATAGGCGGCGAGGTGGAGAACGAAGAGAAAAAGGAGGAGTAG
- the LOC130628833 gene encoding myb-like protein X isoform X3, translating into MASSAKKVAFYKDGDVHFSGVNLTVGERKYANIDSLFDELSRKVPLPFGVRTIYTPGGHNQVKGLNDLKDGQGYVCSSNKKIKKLNYVNRPSRKPFLISSRVSVNNQSPSSQRAKSKEDEQPLFTQRYKTRAITFVAKENSENTARYLISSKVTKLDTVLKEASDLLKLDYGPVQSLCSIEGNQISTVDELFQGRSTFIAYGRLDKSSSARSLPVEANKSRPISDFYDESASSRKKKRATGKAGKTENANGSPATKSKNSPRKPIRKYVQTAEDDNDQMVETQRGDTLWLVTVKTSDIEDAGSDNTAYITLYGDKGKTSEINLGVPAHTQGYYRDSINEAEIKVEDVGNLYKIRIGHDDDGVSVGWHLENVLLTNLETNKEYSFDCNEWLSREKTDGEIVREFAIKKDGDEKKPQNVTYEVTVYTGDRVGAGSDANAFINIVGENGDTGKRKLAISSNELPMQRGGVDVFSVKAISLGFLTHVVISHDNKGQAPGWYLEKINIKETDNFMEYSFPCNNWLDAKKGDKKIERVLEPESAATDKASEHMQELPVDNKLEAESEVKVMSKLSGKALCYNNKNQKLHGTGQGKHCCSWTIGDGKDMNTRLLFSVNNSGYLAIDENRVELTKGNPGLLNEFYVSMNDDGQTSFESVVYSGIFLGCDENGQIAIASDTVENKWFNLKTKGSIRDNTQVNITSSKTGGVLKDADGLTFDKNNAESESLFVIKKIGPGIRALRNKSSGKYIQVSGSDTVQSKEGKAKEKPCWFKISKKADGDTFQLESCYKPGFYLCTKKDKLVLSDTSDDIGSSFIFKVIKGGKQNDGKDKEEECELEAEKEEIPHEEKKGEENEDNAKDNALDSDNDTLDSSDDEIEETELLYRDEEFFSPDDSSSSDESDDDDKADEGDDEDNNKKVDEEEEEQSNEQPTKEDINEEDKGEEKEPDKVVEDVEDATKSEDKVEDDEAIIKESKEGDEDIPEEELEVQEDHPDSQENQEDHAEDEIIEEEPQTEAHLGVKEAEVKDDKAESVINVDPDEQTADEDNLDVEPSTKDEKIEGEYNSQEDVSKVTDGDGEEKVDHSEADEVSPADQEVADKDVEDNTEDADEDEKDEVSDDVKVNEVIDEDDDKDENDEDKDEVEEGKDKNSNKAEEIEPSHQTDSLKTVGDTEEIEDETEKDVNGGGIDGTEQDESGKEKDNENEIKQQESEKAPTPVSRPQSMKRVVTPQPSSSPILYSPVPPSTAKPASRRTPPLRTTSVLAEPVGRPLSSGRPSTAPYPNSARQIENIKADEECSKPETVAGVEPEEEGTTAEDKVVVEDEENKNEVDQQNGDAVEEDKDNAAKEGETEGEVEENMSKEGEKENEIKEKQPLENDKLQDDESDIPKDKEEKVQANDETKEEEKMNDKTNKEEVKEPKEDENEKSQEENADPTEEVPVEEKENAEPDKEIATTEGMREKKKDETEREREIGAPEDTQKKKKDEPEREIGVAEDTHEEEKDEPEREIGAAEDTHKEEKDEPEREIGAQEDTQGEEKDEPEREIGAAEDTHKEEKDEPEREIGAAEDTHKEEKDEPEREIGAAEDTHEKEKDEPEREIGAADDTKEEPEKEIGTSEDTQEGKKDEPESEIGAVEDANEKEKEELGKEIGAQEDTHEKEKDESGREIAAVEDTHEKEKDEPEREIGAAEDTPEKEKDEPERVVEKEAEKTDTAENKIENNETQKQDDKPVDSETNDRNTDENSKDKEDGTESHDEKKEESQNVQNEQNKDQGKNEQVPINNNNEVLSQEKPENEDVETKQTTDDKDTEEPVRVIGGEVENEEKKEE; encoded by the exons ATGGCTTCTTCAGCGAAAAAGGTAGCATTTTATAAAGATGGAGATGTACATTTCTCTGGTGTAAATTTGACAGTTGGTGAAAGAAAGTATGCCAATATCGACTCGTTGTTCGATGAACTAAGCCGAAAAGTACCACTGCCATTTGGCGTTCGTACAATTTACACGCCCGGTGGGCATAATCAAGTTAAAGGGTTAAATGATTTAAAAGACGGCCAAGGATATGTTTGttcatcaaataaaaaaataaaaaaattaaattacgtAAACAGACCAAGTCGAAAACCATTTTTAATTTCATCACGAGTTTCTGTTAACAACCAGTCGCCGTCATCTCAACGCGCAAAATCAAAAGAAGACGAGCAACCACTTTTTACACAAAGGTACAAAACTCGAGCCATAACTTTCGTCGCTAAGGAAAATTCAGAAAATACCGCTAGATATCTAATATCCTCGAAAGTTACGAAATTGGATACAGTTTTAAAAGAAGCAAGCGATTTATTAAAGCTGGATTATGGACCTGTTCAATCGCTTTGTTCTATTGAAGGAAACCag ATTTCAACTGTCGACGAACTATTTCAAGGTAGAAGTACTTTCATTGCATATGGAAGGCTTGATAAGTCAAGCTCGGCACGAAGCCTCCCTGTAGAAGCAAATAAAA GTCGACCAATTTCTGATTTTTACGACGAATCAGCTTCATCAAGGAAGAAAAAGAGGGCAACTGGTAAGGCAGGAAAGACTGAAAATGCAAACGGAAGTCCAGCGACGAAATCAAAAAATTCACCACGAAAACCAATCCGTAAATATGTTCAAACAGCAGAAGATGACAATGACCAAATGGTTGAAACACAACGTG GGGACACATTATGGTTGGTGACTGTGAAAACAAGTGACATCGAGGACGCTGGCAGTGACAATACAGCTTACATTACATTGTATGGAGACAAAGGGAAAACATCGGAAATTAATTTAGGAGTACCTGCACACACGCAAGGATACTATAGAGATTCAATTAATGAAGCTGAA ATAAAAGTTGAAGACGTCGGTAACTTGTACAAGATAAGGATTGGTCATGATGATGACGGAGTGTCTGTGGGTTGGCACTTAGAAAAT GTTTTACTGACCAACTTGGAGACTAACAAAGAATATAGCTTTGATTGCAACGAATGGCTTTCTCGTGAAAAAACTGATGGCGAAATTGTGAGAGAGTTTGCCATAAAGAAAGATGGTGATGAGAAAAAGCCACAAA aTGTTACGTATGAAGTCACCGTGTACACTGGTGATCGAGTTGGAGCTGGTTCAGATGCGAATGCATTTATTAACATTGTTGGAGAAAATGGAGATACAGGGAAACGAAAGCTTGCGATCTCTTCAAACGAACTTCCAATGCAGAGGGGAGGG GTTGATGTTTTCAGTGTCAAAGCAATCTCACTTGGCTTTCTCACTCACGTGGTCATATCACATGACAATAAGGGACAAG cgcctgGATGGTACCTAGAAAAAATCAATATAAAGGAAACAGACAATTTCATGGAATACTCTTTCCCTTGCAACAA TTGGTTGGACGCAAAGAAAGGCGACAAAAAAATTGAACGTGTTTTGGAACCAGAATCAGCTGCAACAG ataaagcaTCAGAACACATGCAAGAG TTGCCAGTCGATAACAAATTAGAAGCAGAAAGCGAAGTAAAAGTTATGTCAAAGCTATCTGGTAAAGCTTTATGTTACAATAATAAAAACCAAAAACTTCATGGAACTGGTCAGGGAAAACATTGCT GTTCATGGACGATCGGTGACGGTAAAGACATGAACACGCGTCTGTTATTCTCTGTTAATAACTCTGGTTACCTAGCAATTGATGAAAATAGGGTAGAGTTAACTAAG GGTAATCCCGGTCTGCTAAATGAATTTTATGTTTCAATGAATGATGATGGTCAGACGTCATTTGAGAGTGTGGTGTACAGTGGTATCTTCTTGGGATGCGATGAAAATGGTCAAATTGCAATTGCCAGTGACACCGTGGAAAACAAATGGTTTAACCTGAAAACGAAG GGCAGCATACGAGATAACACCCAAGTTAATATTACGTCATCCAAAACCGGCGGAGTGTTGAAGGACGCCGATGGTTTAACGTTTGATAAGAATAATGCAGAATCGGAAA GTTTGTTcgtcattaaaaaaattggtcCTGGTATTCGCGCTTTGCGAAATAAATCAAGTGGAAAATATATTCAAGTATCAGGCTCTGACACAGTTCAAAGCAAG GAAGGAAAAGCTAAAGAAAAACCATGCTGGTTTAAAATCTCGAAAAAAGCTGATGGCGATACGTTTCAACTTGAGTCATGTTATAAGCCAGGCTTTTATCTCTGCACGAAAAAAGACAAGTTGGTTTTATCTGATACCAGTGACGATATTGGAAgtagttttatatttaaagtGATCAAAG GCGGGAAACAAAACGACGGGAAAGACAAAGAGGAAGAATGTGAACTTGAAgctgaaaaagaagaaattccccatgaagaaaaaaaaggtgAAGAAAATGAAGACAACGCTAAAGATAATGCTCTAGACAGTGACAATGACACCCTAGACTCATCTGATGACGAGATAGAAGAAACAGAGCTACTGTATCGCGATGAGGAATTCTTCTCTCCAGACGACTCTTCCTCTTCTGACGAATCGGATGACGACGACAAAGCGGACGAAGGCGATGACGAggacaataataaaaaagttgacgaagaagaagaagaacagAGTAACGAACAACCCACAAAAGAAGATATAAATGAAGAAGATAAAGGGGAAGAAAAAGAGCCAGACAAAGTAGTCGAAGATGTTGAAGACGCAACTAAAAGTGAAGACAAAGTTGAAGATGACGAAGCTATTATCAAAGAATCCAAAGAAGGTGATGAGGACATACCAGAGGAGGAACTGGAAGTCCAGGAAGACCATCCAGACAGTCAAGAGAATCAGGAAGACCATGCAGAAGATGAAATCATTGAAGAAGAGCCGCAGACAGAAGCACACCTTGGTGTTAAAGAAGCAGAAGTAAAAGACGACAAAGCGGAAAGTGTCATCAACGTTGATCCTGACGAACAGACTGCTGATGAAGACAATTTAGATGTTGAACCATCCACCAAGGATGAAAAAATAGAAGGAGAGTATAACTCACAAGAAGATGTCTCAAAAGTGACTGATGGAGATGGAGAAGAAAAAGTAGACCATTCAGAGGCGGACGAAGTTAGTCCCGCTGACCAAGAAGTAGCAGATAAAGATGTGGAAGATAATACAGAAGACGCGGACGAAGATGAGAAAGATGAAGTTTCTGATGAtgtgaaagtcaatgaagtcaTAGACGAAGATGACGACAAAGATGAGAACGACGAGGATAAGGACGAGGTCGAAGAAGgtaaagataaaaattctaataAAGCTGAAGAAATTGAACCCTCACATCAGACCGATTCCTTAAAGACAGTTGGGGATACAGAAGAAATAGAAGACGAGACAGAGAAAGATGTAAATGGTGGAGGTATTGATGGCACAGAACAAGATGAAAGCGGAAAAGAAAAGgataatgaaaatgaaattaaacagcaagaaagtGAGAAAGCACCAACTCCTGTTTCAAGACCTCAGTCTATGAAGCGAGTGGTAACTCCACAGCCTTCGTCTTCCCCAATTTTATATTCCCCCGTACCTCCTTCTACTGCTAAACCTGCTTCAAGAAGAACTCCACCGTTGCGAACAACGTCCGTTTTGGCTGAACCTGTGGGGCGACCACTATCATCTGGACGACCAAGCACTGCACCATATCCAAATAGCGCACGACAAATCGAGAACATAAAAG CAGATGAAGAATGCTCCAAACCAGAAACTGTAGCTGGTGTCGAACCAGAGGAAGAAGGTACCACAGCGGAAGATAAGGTGGTGGTAGAAGATGAAGAAAACAAGAATGAAGTGGATCAACAGAATGGCGATGCTGTTGAAGAAGACAAAGACAACGCAGCAAAGGAAGGCGAAACTGAAGGAGAAGTTGAAGAAAATATGTCAAAGGaaggagaaaaagaaaatgaaattaaagaaaaacagcCGTTGGAAAATGACAAGCTTCAGGACGACGAAAGTGACATTCCTAAagataaagaagaaaaagtacAGGCAAACG aTGAAACCAAAGAAGAGGAAAAAATGAACG ataaaaCTAACAAGGAAGAAGTGAAAGAACCaaaagaagatgaaaatgaaaaatCGCAAGAAGAAAATGCAGACCCAACTGAAGAAGTTCCTGTAGAAGAGAAGGAAAACGCCGAACCGGACAAGGAAATTGCCACAACGGAAGGTATGCGCGAAAAGAAGAAAGACGAAACGGAAAGGGAAAGGGAAATCGGTGCACCAGAAGACacgcaaaaaaagaagaaagacgAACCGGAAAGAGAAATTGGTGTAGCGGAAGATACGCACGAAGAGGAAAAAGACGAACCGGAAAGAGAAATTGGTGCAGCGGAAGATACGCACAAAGAGGAAAAAGACGAACCGGAAAGAGAAATTGGTGCACAGGAAGACACGCAAGGAGAGGAAAAAGACGAACCGGAAAGAGAAATTGGTGCAGCGGAAGATACGCACAAAGAGGAAAAAGACGAACCGGAAAGAGAAATTGGTGCAGCGGAAGATACGCACAAAGAGGAAAAAGACGAACCGGAAAGAGAAATTGGTGCAGCGGAAGATACGCACGAAAAGGAGAAAGACGAACCGGAAAGAGAAATTGGTGCAGCAGATGATACAAAAGAAGAACCGGAAAAAGAAATCGGTACATCGGAGGACACACAAGAAGGGAAGAAAGATGAACCGGAAAGTGAAATTGGTGCAGTAGAAGATGCAAACGAAAAGGAAAAGGAAGAACTGGGAAAAGAAATTGGTGCACAGGAAGACACGCATGAAAAGGAAAAAGATGAATCCGGAAGAGAAATTGCTGCTGTCGAAGATACGCACGAAAAGGAAAAAGATGAACCGGAAAGAGAAATTGGTGCAGCGGAAGATACgcctgaaaaagaaaaagatgaacCGGAAAGAGTGGTAGAGAAAGAAGCAGAAAAAACTGATACAGcggaaaataaaatagaaaacaacGAAACACAAAAACAAGATGATAAACCAGTAGACAGCGAGACAAACGACAGGAACACAGATGAAAACAGTAAAGATAAGGAAGACGGCACTGAATCACATgatgaaaagaaagaagaatccCAAAATGTTCAAAATGAGCAAAATAAAGACCAGGGAAAAAACGAACAAGTAcctataaacaataataacgaGGTATTATCACAAGAAAAACCTGAAAACGAAGACGTCGAAACGAAACAAACGACCGACGATAAGGATACAGAAGAACCAGTTAGAGTTATAGGCGGCGAGGTGGAGAACGAAGAGAAAAAGGAGGAGTAG